A single window of Bos javanicus breed banteng chromosome 19, ARS-OSU_banteng_1.0, whole genome shotgun sequence DNA harbors:
- the C1QL1 gene encoding C1q-related factor translates to MLLVLVVLIPVLVSSGGPDGHYEMLGTCRMVCDPYPARGPGAGARPDGGDALSEQSGAPPPSTLVQGPQGKPGRTGKPGPPGPPGDPGPPGPVGPPGEKGEPGKTGPPGLPGAGGSGAISTATYTTVPRVAFYAGLKNPHEGYEVLKFDDVVTNLGNNYDATSGKFTCNIPGTYFFTYHVLMRGGDGTSMWADLCKNGQVRASAIAQDADQNYDYASNSVILHLDAGDEVFIKLDGGKAHGGNSNKYSTFSGFIIYSD, encoded by the exons ATGctgctggtgctggtggtgctcATCCCCGTGCTGGTGAGCTCGGGAGGCCCGGATGGCCACTATGAGATGCTGGGCACCTGCCGCATGGTGTGTGACCCCTACCCCGCGCGGGGCCCCGGCGCCGGCGCGCGGCCCGACGGCGGCGACGCCCTGAGCGAGCAGAGCGGCGCGCCCCCGCCCTCCACGCTGGTGCAGGGCCCCCAGGGGAAGCCGGGACGCACAGGCAAGCCGGGCCCCCCTGGGCCCCCCGGGGACCCAGGTCCTCCGGGTCCTGTAGGGCCACCTGGGGAGAAGGGTGAGCCGGGCAAGACCGGCCCTCCCGGGCTGCCAGGCGCGGGGGGCAGCGGCGCCATCAGCACGGCCACCTACACCACGGTGCCGCGCGTGGCCTTCTACGCCGGCCTCAAGAATCCTCACGAGGGTTACGAGGTGCTCAAGTTCGACGACGTGGTCACCAACCTCGGCAACAACTACGACGCGACCAGTGGCAAGTTTACGTGTAATATTCCCGGCACCTACTTTTTCACCTACCACGTCCTCATGCGCGGCGGCGACGGCACCAGTATGTGGGCGGACCTCTGCAAGAACGGCCAG GTGCGGGCCAGCGCCATCGCCCAGGACGCAGACCAGAACTACGACTACGCTAGCAATAGCGTGATCCTGCACCTGGATGCGGGGGACGAGGTTTTCATCAAACTGGATGGGGGCAAAGCGCACGGAGGCAACAGCAACAAGTACAGCACCTTCTCCGGCTTCATCATCTACTCTGATTAA